One Neosynechococcus sphagnicola sy1 DNA window includes the following coding sequences:
- the nusB gene encoding transcription antitermination factor NusB — protein sequence MQARRIARELALLSTSQLPANPQRLAAQEFSSILVAAIRTLTSEVQDTLETAATELQRSKDQLLGSEFRAPDPETAKAMVSEAIALTEKTINHLAIAVELPEFIQLANQQEVRAYTQAILGALVSYRADIDQLLTEALVDWQLSRLAQIDRDILRIAVVEMLYLGQPDRVAINEAVELAKRYSGDDGHRFINGVLRRVTDQLKRSPELRTSISEIK from the coding sequence ATGCAAGCCCGTCGTATTGCTCGTGAACTGGCGCTCCTGAGTACCAGTCAGCTGCCCGCAAACCCTCAACGACTGGCAGCCCAGGAGTTTTCTAGCATCCTGGTGGCAGCCATTCGCACCCTGACCAGTGAAGTGCAAGACACCCTGGAAACCGCAGCGACAGAATTGCAGCGGAGCAAGGATCAGCTGTTGGGCAGTGAGTTTCGTGCCCCCGATCCCGAGACTGCGAAAGCAATGGTTAGTGAGGCGATCGCCCTGACAGAGAAGACGATAAATCACTTGGCGATCGCGGTGGAGCTTCCAGAATTTATCCAGCTTGCTAACCAACAAGAAGTCCGTGCCTATACCCAGGCAATTCTGGGAGCACTGGTGAGTTACCGGGCTGACATTGATCAGTTATTAACCGAGGCTCTGGTGGATTGGCAACTCTCTCGGCTGGCTCAGATTGATCGCGATATTCTGCGGATTGCCGTTGTCGAGATGTTGTACTTAGGACAGCCGGATCGGGTGGCGATTAATGAGGCGGTGGAACTGGCAAAACGCTACAGCGGCGATGATGGGCATCGCTTTATTAACGGGGTGCTCCGGCGAGTGACTGATCAGCTGAAACGTTCCCCTGAATTAAGAACCAGCATCTCTGAGATCAAGTAA
- a CDS encoding DUF502 domain-containing protein, whose product MPGRFQEGELPVFQHWKQDLKNDLIAGLLVVIPLATTIWLTITIANWVINFLTRIPKQLNPFNDLHPVLGDLLNLVIGLAVPMLCILLIGLMARNIAGRWLLDLGERVLHAIPLAGSVYKTLKQLLETLLKDTNGKFRRVVLVEYPRRGIWAIAFVTGAVGSEIQSQIPDTLLSVFIPTTPNPTTGWYAVVPEDEVVSLSMSIEDAFKVVISGGIVSPANPAPTPMPLLTTTTASELESSLVEGK is encoded by the coding sequence TTGCCGGGTCGGTTTCAGGAGGGTGAATTACCTGTGTTTCAACACTGGAAGCAAGACTTAAAGAATGATCTGATTGCAGGTCTTCTGGTGGTAATTCCGTTGGCGACCACGATCTGGTTGACGATTACCATCGCCAATTGGGTGATTAACTTTTTAACGCGCATTCCCAAGCAACTCAATCCGTTTAACGACTTACACCCGGTTCTGGGCGACTTGCTAAACCTGGTGATTGGTCTGGCGGTTCCCATGCTCTGCATCCTGCTGATCGGGTTAATGGCACGCAACATTGCCGGTCGGTGGCTTCTGGATCTGGGGGAACGGGTGCTGCACGCGATCCCACTGGCGGGTTCGGTTTACAAAACCTTAAAGCAACTGCTGGAAACCCTGCTCAAAGATACCAATGGCAAGTTTCGGCGAGTGGTGCTTGTGGAGTATCCCCGTCGTGGCATCTGGGCGATCGCCTTTGTGACCGGAGCCGTAGGCAGCGAAATTCAGTCTCAAATTCCCGATACCTTGCTGAGTGTCTTCATTCCTACAACACCGAATCCAACCACGGGATGGTATGCTGTGGTGCCTGAAGATGAGGTGGTTAGCCTCTCAATGTCCATTGAAGATGCCTTCAAGGTCGTGATCTCAGGGGGAATTGTCAGCCCTGCTAATCCAGCCCCGACTCCGATGCCGTTGCTGACCACAACCACTGCATCTGAACTGGAGTCCTCTCTGGTGGAAGGCAAGTAG
- a CDS encoding DUF4359 domain-containing protein: MLKSSVVAIALGVAALGSFSAVMIWTNPTLTDYQVYAVEELTQYSKERLCAEAKTNWKPLGQQKCATIVDQVRPQLSQLIAKSTRQQNFVFFSLYQTELSVGPLLPSYRFETVAAFQDFYTYLNDERVHTLE, from the coding sequence AAAGTTCTGTTGTCGCGATCGCGCTAGGGGTGGCAGCTTTGGGCAGCTTCTCGGCTGTAATGATCTGGACTAATCCCACCTTGACAGACTATCAAGTCTACGCCGTAGAAGAATTGACCCAGTATTCTAAAGAACGTCTATGTGCAGAAGCAAAGACAAATTGGAAGCCCTTGGGACAACAAAAGTGCGCGACTATTGTGGATCAGGTGCGTCCCCAACTCAGTCAGCTGATTGCCAAAAGTACCCGGCAGCAAAATTTTGTGTTTTTTAGTCTGTATCAGACTGAACTGTCGGTTGGCCCCTTGCTCCCGTCTTATCGGTTTGAGACCGTCGCCGCCTTCCAAGATTTTTATACCTACCTGAACGATGAACGGGTTCACACTCTGGAGTAG